A window of the Nocardia sp. NBC_01329 genome harbors these coding sequences:
- a CDS encoding transposase yields the protein MMPHRSYRRVSPEVRAAAVKQVQALTGKLRSESEACRLVAEQIGVHTNSVRNWVRAAEGPSLERMDAAALRRKVALLQQQLAAAAEVNRALADTLNDTRRHT from the coding sequence ATGATGCCGCATCGGTCCTATCGCCGGGTCTCGCCGGAGGTCCGGGCCGCCGCGGTGAAACAGGTCCAAGCTCTCACGGGCAAACTACGCAGCGAATCGGAGGCGTGCCGATTGGTCGCCGAACAGATCGGCGTGCACACCAATTCGGTGCGCAACTGGGTGCGGGCCGCAGAGGGGCCGAGCCTCGAGCGAATGGACGCGGCCGCGCTGCGCCGTAAGGTCGCCCTCCTCCAGCAGCAACTGGCGGCGGCCGCCGAGGTGAACCGCGCTCTGGCCGATACTCTCAACGACACCCGGCGCCACACGTGA
- a CDS encoding peptidoglycan DD-metalloendopeptidase family protein, with product MNAKSVLWTCLGLVLGLMTVILVIVMPAVDDPCEGGSVLDSGRTTPPPLGGYPPGDPRAAGETGVLGGSTANPTLTATPSLAAGAGPLGRSWPMAAGTYSVSDVFGSRGGGHKGVDLAAPDGTPIFSVSDGVVVAAGPASGFGNWIVVDSTDPGNGRAYSAVYGHMWDSGVLVRVGETVQAGQHIGAVGSAGESSGPHLHFEIVPGGRFTGGRQIDPMPWLDGAPTPDLGGARAYSTDPACVRGFGTAGGALADGKVPPELELWYRRAGSLCPEVTPSLLAAQGRQESGFRRGLTSPAGAQGLAQFLPGTAASINPDDGQPYVIDVDGNGVASVWDDGDAIVGQGRYMCAIAHKITGWIGEGRVQGDAVALTLAAYNAGEGAVLASGGMPNQFAAHYSETQPYVTNILAMEAEYRDPGATGRFAPDDEGSAGDQVVQAAHEWLGTPYVWGGGGPQGPSGGGLDGPGLTSAAVFAASSGAVSLPRTAEQQWEAGTEVPVARIRPGDLVFSEFGPRGPARVGISTGNGQMIQAAPAMTAESPGGVTETVVPGDARARRVL from the coding sequence GTGAACGCGAAATCGGTGCTGTGGACCTGCCTCGGCCTGGTACTCGGCCTGATGACGGTCATCCTCGTCATCGTGATGCCCGCTGTGGACGACCCCTGCGAGGGTGGTTCGGTGCTCGACTCCGGCCGGACGACACCGCCGCCGCTGGGCGGCTATCCCCCCGGTGATCCACGCGCCGCGGGCGAGACCGGAGTGCTCGGCGGTTCTACAGCCAATCCCACGCTGACCGCGACGCCGTCGCTGGCCGCCGGTGCGGGTCCGCTCGGTCGTAGCTGGCCGATGGCTGCCGGGACGTATTCGGTCTCCGATGTCTTCGGTTCCCGGGGCGGCGGGCACAAGGGAGTCGATCTTGCCGCACCCGACGGCACTCCGATCTTCTCGGTGTCCGACGGAGTCGTGGTGGCCGCCGGACCGGCATCGGGTTTCGGTAACTGGATCGTCGTCGATTCGACCGATCCGGGTAACGGGCGCGCGTACTCCGCGGTGTACGGACATATGTGGGACAGCGGGGTACTCGTGCGGGTCGGCGAGACCGTGCAGGCCGGACAACATATCGGCGCGGTCGGGTCGGCCGGGGAATCCAGCGGCCCGCACCTGCATTTCGAGATCGTGCCGGGCGGCCGTTTCACCGGCGGCCGGCAGATCGACCCGATGCCCTGGCTCGACGGTGCGCCCACCCCCGATCTGGGTGGCGCCCGCGCGTATTCGACCGACCCGGCATGCGTGCGTGGTTTCGGCACGGCGGGTGGGGCGCTGGCCGACGGGAAAGTGCCGCCGGAACTGGAGCTCTGGTACCGCCGGGCGGGGTCGCTGTGCCCTGAGGTGACGCCGTCGCTGCTGGCCGCCCAGGGCCGACAGGAATCCGGGTTCCGGCGTGGTCTCACCTCGCCGGCGGGGGCGCAGGGGCTCGCGCAGTTCCTCCCCGGCACAGCGGCGAGTATCAATCCCGACGATGGTCAGCCCTACGTCATCGATGTCGATGGCAACGGGGTGGCCAGCGTATGGGACGACGGCGACGCCATCGTGGGGCAGGGCCGATATATGTGCGCGATAGCTCACAAGATCACCGGCTGGATCGGTGAGGGTCGGGTTCAGGGTGATGCGGTCGCACTGACTCTGGCGGCCTACAACGCGGGCGAGGGCGCGGTGCTGGCGTCCGGTGGAATGCCGAACCAGTTTGCCGCGCACTACTCCGAGACCCAGCCCTACGTCACGAACATCCTGGCCATGGAAGCGGAATACCGCGATCCGGGAGCCACCGGGCGTTTTGCACCCGACGATGAAGGGTCGGCGGGTGATCAGGTGGTCCAGGCCGCGCACGAATGGCTCGGCACACCGTACGTCTGGGGCGGCGGCGGCCCGCAGGGGCCCAGCGGCGGTGGGCTCGACGGCCCCGGCCTGACCTCGGCGGCGGTGTTCGCGGCCTCCTCCGGCGCGGTATCCCTGCCGCGTACTGCCGAGCAGCAATGGGAAGCCGGGACCGAGGTACCGGTCGCTCGAATCCGGCCGGGGGATCTGGTGTTCAGTGAATTCGGTCCGCGCGGACCCGCGCGGGTCGGCATCTCTACCGGGAACGGGCAGATGATCCAGGCGGCGCCGGCCATGACCGCGGAGTCGCCCGGTGGTGTGACCGAAACCGTGGTACCCGGTGACGCCCGGGCGAGGAGGGTGCTGTGA
- a CDS encoding type IV secretory system conjugative DNA transfer family protein, protein MAKKKPLKDPAAVGPDLTLIAIYVGGALLGTIWVALHLGNMLSLQKQDMPVNPIDIMAGMVKGELHWPTGTTVILLLVLLVLALFVLFRRRSAARRLVGRLAVDDKADVMGNGGAIAALTEAGVREKAQHMGVELGYNDAPGVPIGVAVADGTMLYGSYEDLHLDIWGPRQGKSSSRVIPAILTAIGPVLATSNKRDVVDATRDVREAKGSRTFVFDPQGVAAEDPTWFWNPLAWVDANSDGCEMRAARLAGHFADSDSGSDSRNDAFFDPEAEDLLAGLFLAAAIAHKPITQIWEWVTEPQNIEPINFLREAGHDFSASGLAAQYNADPRTRSGIFGTAKKMVRCLKLRNVHKWVTPHKEGVELPRIQFDELEFIEKNGTLYSLSLEGRGSAAPLVSALTEAVIDVAMRKASRSAFGRLPIPLLAVLDEAANVVRWKDLPKQYSHFGSRGIVVMTVLQSWAQGARCWGDAGMNALWSAANIKVLGSGVDDTNFLRERSEAIGEHSAISASVSESKGGKSYSRSLGSSKTFTVQALATLPRGRAIVFSSGAPPVLVRTVPWWEGEYSAAVKKSIEQHDPQRKTLVADLIGSPALIKKPPAGQPPTEPDHGPAGAPTVLDKKPAGASTEPDDGPGGTHPGPENGPGERQEVRPR, encoded by the coding sequence ATGGCGAAGAAGAAACCGCTGAAGGACCCGGCCGCGGTCGGGCCCGATCTGACCCTCATCGCGATCTACGTCGGCGGTGCCCTCCTGGGAACCATCTGGGTGGCCCTGCATCTGGGCAATATGCTCTCGCTGCAGAAGCAGGACATGCCGGTCAACCCGATCGACATCATGGCGGGGATGGTCAAAGGCGAGCTGCACTGGCCGACCGGCACCACAGTGATCCTGCTGCTCGTGCTGCTCGTGCTGGCTCTTTTCGTGCTGTTCCGGCGGCGGTCGGCCGCCAGACGCCTGGTGGGCCGGCTCGCTGTGGACGACAAGGCCGATGTGATGGGTAACGGCGGCGCGATCGCCGCACTCACCGAGGCCGGTGTCCGGGAGAAGGCCCAGCACATGGGTGTCGAGCTCGGTTACAACGACGCCCCCGGGGTGCCGATCGGGGTCGCGGTCGCCGACGGCACGATGCTGTACGGCTCCTATGAGGATCTGCATCTCGATATCTGGGGTCCGCGGCAGGGCAAATCGAGCTCACGGGTGATCCCGGCGATCCTCACCGCCATCGGCCCAGTTCTGGCCACCTCGAACAAACGCGACGTGGTGGACGCTACCCGCGATGTGCGGGAGGCCAAGGGCAGTCGTACGTTCGTCTTCGACCCGCAGGGCGTGGCCGCCGAAGATCCCACCTGGTTTTGGAATCCGCTGGCCTGGGTGGATGCGAACAGTGATGGCTGTGAGATGCGGGCCGCGCGCCTGGCCGGTCATTTCGCCGACAGCGACAGCGGTTCCGATTCCCGCAACGACGCCTTCTTCGATCCGGAGGCCGAGGATCTGCTGGCCGGACTTTTCCTGGCCGCCGCGATCGCACACAAGCCGATCACTCAGATCTGGGAATGGGTGACCGAACCACAGAACATCGAACCCATCAATTTCCTGCGCGAAGCGGGCCACGATTTCTCCGCCTCCGGCCTGGCCGCCCAGTACAACGCCGATCCTCGGACCCGAAGCGGTATCTTCGGTACCGCCAAGAAGATGGTGCGCTGCCTGAAACTGCGTAATGTGCACAAATGGGTCACCCCCCACAAAGAGGGGGTGGAGCTGCCGCGAATCCAGTTCGACGAACTGGAGTTCATCGAGAAGAACGGCACGCTCTACAGCCTCTCGCTGGAGGGCCGGGGTTCGGCGGCGCCACTGGTGAGCGCGCTCACCGAGGCCGTGATCGATGTGGCCATGCGTAAAGCGTCGCGTTCGGCCTTCGGTCGGTTGCCGATTCCGCTGCTGGCGGTGCTGGACGAGGCCGCGAACGTGGTCCGGTGGAAGGATCTGCCCAAGCAGTACAGTCACTTCGGCTCCCGCGGCATCGTCGTCATGACCGTGCTGCAGTCGTGGGCACAGGGTGCCCGGTGCTGGGGGGACGCCGGGATGAACGCCCTCTGGTCGGCCGCCAATATCAAAGTGCTGGGCAGCGGTGTCGACGACACCAACTTCCTGCGGGAGCGGTCGGAGGCCATCGGTGAGCATTCCGCCATCTCGGCCTCGGTATCGGAATCCAAGGGCGGTAAAAGCTATTCGCGTTCGCTGGGTTCCTCCAAGACCTTCACCGTGCAAGCCCTCGCGACACTGCCGCGCGGCCGGGCGATCGTGTTCTCCTCCGGCGCCCCACCGGTTCTGGTGCGTACGGTGCCCTGGTGGGAAGGCGAGTACTCGGCCGCGGTGAAGAAATCCATCGAACAGCACGATCCACAGCGCAAAACACTGGTCGCCGATCTCATCGGGTCCCCGGCGCTGATCAAAAAGCCACCCGCGGGGCAGCCCCCTACGGAGCCGGACCACGGTCCGGCAGGAGCCCCCACGGTGTTGGACAAGAAGCCGGCAGGCGCGTCCACGGAACCGGATGACGGTCCGGGCGGAACACACCCGGGCCCGGAGAACGGGCCGGGAGAGAGGCAGGAGGTTCGACCGCGGTGA
- a CDS encoding DUF4913 domain-containing protein: MTDTPEQQQIPTYENVVAFVEDYLSVVYRRQVSDLSDTVWCPEWWNHTEAIARLDAMWRAWEHLRQDGATGMSVWFLDHADRHMAVLLDPKGPFKYCSVRNGHKDMLIPLPFKAVPHGMFSNPSDGPEPAEENGPDEDHRSVEDRRSVGSEARH, encoded by the coding sequence GTGACCGATACCCCCGAACAGCAGCAGATACCGACCTACGAGAACGTGGTGGCGTTCGTCGAGGACTACCTCAGTGTCGTCTATCGTCGGCAGGTCAGCGATCTCAGCGATACCGTGTGGTGCCCCGAGTGGTGGAACCATACGGAGGCGATCGCACGACTGGACGCCATGTGGCGGGCTTGGGAGCACCTCCGGCAGGACGGTGCCACCGGGATGAGTGTGTGGTTCCTCGATCACGCCGACAGGCATATGGCCGTGCTGCTCGACCCGAAGGGCCCGTTCAAATACTGCAGCGTGCGCAACGGGCACAAGGATATGCTCATCCCGCTGCCTTTCAAGGCCGTGCCACACGGGATGTTCAGCAACCCCTCCGACGGTCCCGAGCCCGCCGAAGAAAACGGGCCGGACGAGGACCACAGGTCGGTCGAGGACCGCCGTTCGGTCGGTAGTGAAGCGCGGCACTGA